In Rhodococcus sp. OK302, one genomic interval encodes:
- a CDS encoding GMC oxidoreductase — translation MSIRTGSKDRHGRTTSALSRRNFLAATGLAVGAAALSSTWTTAAAAPRRALGDGDRVPALVIGSGYGGAVTALRLTQAGIDTHMVEMGKAWTTPGSDGKIFCPTLSPDGRSTWLRDRTVQPVSHFSGGSVDKNISKYVGVLDAEDFGGIKVYQGRGVGGGSLVNGGMAVTPKRNYFEEILPDVDSDEMYSTYFPKANAALGVNNIDPAWFESTEYYQFARTGRKTAQRSGFSTVFVPNVYDFNYMKQEAAGQVTKSALASEVIYGNNAGKKSLDKTYLAQASATGRLTITTLHVVTEVKPATTGGGYQVVMNQINEQGNVIGTKTVTADKVFFAAGSVGTSKLLVSMKAQGQLANLPGAVGQEWGHNGNVMVGRANHMWDATGGKQASIPVMGIDNWADPTAPVFAEIAPFPAGTELWVSLYLAIAKNPERAQFQFNSTTGKVGLNWQRSQNQPSINMAKKMFDKINSKEGTIYRTDLFGPVQTWGDQLTYHPLGGCVLGKATDNYGRLPEYPGLYVMDGALVPGNVGVNPFVTITALAERNIENIIANDMN, via the coding sequence TTGAGCATTCGCACTGGATCAAAGGATCGACACGGGCGTACCACTTCGGCGCTGTCGCGCAGAAACTTCCTTGCCGCAACAGGATTAGCTGTAGGTGCTGCGGCGCTGTCATCCACGTGGACAACTGCGGCAGCCGCACCGCGTCGGGCATTGGGTGACGGCGATCGTGTACCCGCGCTTGTCATCGGCAGTGGCTACGGCGGAGCCGTCACAGCGCTCCGACTGACGCAAGCCGGTATCGACACGCACATGGTCGAGATGGGCAAGGCCTGGACCACGCCGGGATCGGACGGAAAGATCTTCTGCCCGACGCTATCGCCGGACGGTCGGTCGACGTGGCTCAGAGATCGTACAGTGCAACCGGTTTCGCATTTCTCCGGTGGTTCGGTTGACAAGAACATCAGCAAATACGTCGGCGTTCTCGATGCCGAAGACTTTGGCGGGATCAAGGTCTACCAGGGCCGCGGGGTAGGCGGTGGGTCGCTGGTCAACGGCGGCATGGCAGTGACGCCGAAGCGCAACTACTTCGAAGAAATCTTGCCCGACGTCGACTCCGACGAGATGTACTCGACCTACTTCCCCAAGGCGAACGCTGCACTGGGAGTAAACAACATCGATCCGGCGTGGTTCGAGTCGACCGAGTACTACCAGTTTGCGAGAACGGGCCGCAAGACCGCTCAGAGATCCGGATTCTCAACGGTATTCGTGCCCAACGTGTACGACTTCAACTACATGAAGCAGGAAGCCGCCGGTCAGGTGACCAAGTCTGCGTTGGCATCCGAGGTCATCTACGGAAACAACGCCGGCAAGAAGTCCCTCGACAAGACCTACCTCGCGCAGGCATCGGCCACCGGCAGACTCACGATCACCACGCTGCACGTCGTGACCGAGGTGAAGCCGGCAACCACCGGTGGTGGATACCAGGTGGTGATGAATCAGATCAACGAGCAGGGCAATGTCATCGGCACCAAGACCGTGACGGCAGACAAGGTCTTCTTCGCCGCCGGCAGTGTCGGAACGAGCAAGCTGCTGGTATCGATGAAAGCGCAAGGGCAACTGGCGAACCTACCCGGCGCAGTCGGCCAGGAATGGGGCCATAACGGAAACGTCATGGTGGGCCGCGCCAACCACATGTGGGACGCAACCGGAGGGAAGCAAGCATCGATACCCGTGATGGGCATCGATAACTGGGCTGATCCCACGGCGCCCGTATTCGCAGAAATCGCGCCCTTCCCGGCCGGTACGGAACTATGGGTGAGTCTGTACCTGGCAATTGCCAAGAACCCCGAACGTGCGCAGTTCCAGTTCAATTCGACAACCGGCAAGGTCGGGCTGAATTGGCAACGCTCGCAGAACCAGCCGTCGATCAACATGGCGAAGAAGATGTTCGACAAGATCAACTCGAAGGAAGGCACCATCTACCGAACCGATCTCTTCGGCCCGGTGCAGACCTGGGGCGATCAGCTCACGTACCACCCGCTCGGTGGATGTGTTCTGGGTAAGGCGACTGACAACTACGGACGACTTCCCGAGTACCCCGGGCTCTATGTCATGGACGGTGCCCTCGTTCCGGGCAATGTCGGTGTCAACCCGTTTGTCACCATCACCGCGTTGGCAGAACGGAATATCGAGAACATCATCGCGAACGACATGAACTAG
- a CDS encoding aminoglycoside 6-adenylyltransferase: MEDPDALLTSVLEWAANDPRIGAVIATGSRGRGERVDEYSDFDLEIITPQWQELSADPSWVHNFGEVLLCMSFDQIDSLWPAPKLVVYEQGRKCDFMIAGPERVKSMIDDGLDALYNRGYTVLFDRDGITDKLPTPAGAPAPKLPSAAQFHETVEEFWYEATQIPVYIKRADLWVVKFRDNTTKEDLLTMLEWYAATDPDGPPDTWHIGHHMSEWLPAEIWDRVQQTYGGMSVDESWRSLDATVALFAEISETVSQRCGFDSPTPLATRARRLIDTYRSPHIST; encoded by the coding sequence ATGGAAGACCCCGACGCCTTGTTGACGTCCGTTCTCGAGTGGGCGGCGAATGATCCACGTATCGGCGCGGTGATAGCAACCGGCTCACGGGGACGTGGCGAGCGAGTAGACGAGTATTCCGATTTCGATCTCGAAATCATCACTCCTCAATGGCAGGAACTGTCTGCCGACCCGAGCTGGGTGCACAATTTCGGCGAAGTACTCCTGTGCATGTCATTCGACCAGATCGACAGTCTTTGGCCTGCACCGAAACTGGTTGTGTACGAGCAGGGACGTAAGTGCGACTTCATGATTGCCGGCCCGGAGCGGGTGAAATCCATGATCGACGACGGGCTCGACGCACTGTACAACCGCGGCTATACCGTTCTGTTCGATCGCGACGGCATCACCGACAAGCTACCAACTCCGGCCGGTGCACCGGCGCCGAAGTTGCCCAGTGCGGCGCAGTTTCACGAAACCGTCGAGGAATTCTGGTACGAGGCAACACAAATTCCGGTCTACATCAAACGTGCCGATCTCTGGGTTGTGAAGTTCCGCGACAACACCACAAAAGAAGACCTACTCACAATGCTCGAATGGTATGCCGCCACCGATCCCGACGGCCCTCCCGACACCTGGCACATCGGGCATCACATGAGCGAATGGTTGCCGGCAGAGATCTGGGACCGAGTGCAGCAGACTTACGGCGGAATGAGTGTCGACGAAAGTTGGCGTTCGCTTGATGCCACAGTCGCACTCTTTGCGGAGATCTCCGAAACAGTTTCCCAACGTTGTGGATTCGACTCACCTACGCCCCTGGCTACCCGGGCGAGACGACTGATCGATACCTACCGAAGTCCACACATTTCCACATAG
- a CDS encoding DedA family protein → MNLALSTGVLNPDTLVATFGLIGLLAAVFIETGLLVGFFLPGDSLLFTAGVLVAQEHPFVPLWVLLLTIPIAAIAGDQCGYLIGRAAGPAVFERPGAKRLGPAQLARAEAFFAKHGPRTIVLARFVPVVRTITPVLAGASGMPYRTFLTYNIIGGVLWGVTVPVLGYLLGGIDFVRAHIEIILIAVVVISVLPMAVNYLLSLRKPSKSLAEIADQ, encoded by the coding sequence ATGAATCTCGCACTCTCCACCGGCGTCCTCAATCCCGACACCTTGGTTGCAACCTTCGGCCTGATCGGTTTGCTCGCAGCCGTCTTCATCGAGACGGGTCTGCTTGTCGGCTTCTTCCTCCCCGGAGACTCGCTACTGTTCACAGCGGGCGTTCTTGTTGCGCAGGAACATCCGTTTGTCCCACTGTGGGTCCTGCTACTCACCATTCCCATTGCCGCCATCGCCGGAGATCAGTGCGGTTACCTTATCGGCCGAGCTGCGGGCCCGGCTGTCTTCGAGCGCCCCGGCGCCAAACGCCTCGGACCCGCACAGTTGGCCCGTGCCGAAGCCTTCTTTGCCAAACACGGACCCCGCACCATTGTTCTGGCACGGTTCGTTCCGGTTGTACGGACGATAACTCCTGTCTTGGCCGGCGCCTCGGGAATGCCATACCGAACCTTCTTGACGTACAACATCATCGGCGGTGTGCTGTGGGGTGTTACCGTCCCGGTTCTGGGATACTTGCTCGGCGGAATCGACTTCGTCCGGGCCCACATCGAGATCATCCTCATCGCGGTTGTCGTGATCTCGGTTCTTCCCATGGCAGTGAACTACCTCCTCTCGCTGAGAAAGCCATCAAAGTCACTTGCCGAAATCGCTGATCAGTAG
- a CDS encoding phosphatase PAP2 family protein, whose translation MLASVTSPHAVVTEVLTESTTAEIAVTAIVVAAALFGFGSIYRSADVRSTIFRVVGLTVALMTLSVQVVQKGWLTRFDGPTTDWMVAHRSSGLNHVAVAVTDLGSPIATAVLGIAAGAFLSWRARSVIPGIAVIGTVGAAAVASTVLKAIVGRERPPTATQVLLETDHSFPSGHVTGTAALIGIIVLVVATQYTPAVKRLLMLLTVVVTVIVALTRVYLGVHWLTDVIAGAVLATLAVTIGGAVFHFLNSRWPARHGALAESENGVLV comes from the coding sequence ATGCTTGCATCTGTCACGTCCCCGCATGCCGTGGTCACCGAAGTGCTGACCGAAAGCACCACCGCGGAAATCGCCGTCACGGCAATCGTCGTTGCTGCCGCACTTTTCGGATTCGGATCGATTTATCGGTCAGCCGACGTGCGATCGACGATCTTTCGAGTTGTCGGACTAACGGTAGCCCTGATGACCCTGTCGGTGCAGGTAGTTCAGAAGGGATGGCTGACAAGGTTCGACGGTCCCACAACCGATTGGATGGTGGCGCATCGAAGCAGCGGACTCAACCACGTTGCCGTTGCTGTCACCGACCTCGGTAGCCCCATAGCGACGGCAGTCCTCGGCATCGCGGCCGGCGCCTTCCTCTCGTGGCGCGCGCGGTCCGTGATTCCAGGCATCGCCGTCATCGGTACTGTCGGCGCTGCCGCTGTAGCGAGCACAGTGCTGAAAGCGATAGTCGGGCGTGAGCGTCCGCCTACCGCCACTCAGGTTCTCCTCGAGACCGACCATTCATTTCCTTCCGGCCATGTCACGGGCACAGCAGCTTTGATCGGCATCATCGTTCTCGTTGTGGCCACGCAGTACACCCCAGCGGTGAAACGCCTACTGATGCTCCTGACCGTCGTTGTCACGGTTATCGTTGCGCTCACCCGGGTATATCTCGGCGTGCACTGGCTCACCGACGTTATTGCGGGAGCCGTACTGGCAACTCTTGCAGTCACCATCGGCGGCGCAGTATTTCACTTCCTGAACAGCCGCTGGCCAGCACGGCACGGCGCACTCGCCGAGTCGGAGAACGGCGTCCTCGTATGA
- a CDS encoding response regulator transcription factor: MRVLVVEDEVRLAETIRRGLVAEGFVAAVEHNGDDGLVAAGSDEFDVIVLDIMLPGKSGYEIVRELRARRIWTPILMLSAKDGEYDLADAFDLGADDYLVKPFSFVVLLARLRALVRRGAPQRPTVLTVGDLALDPARHQVTRGATELSLTPREYSVLEFLMRNNGVVVTKSEIVRSVWDTNYEGDENIVEVYIGYLRKKVDVPFGTHSIETVRGVGYRCTSDSNSQS, encoded by the coding sequence GTGCGAGTACTGGTAGTTGAGGACGAGGTACGACTGGCGGAGACGATTCGTCGGGGGTTGGTCGCCGAAGGATTTGTGGCTGCCGTCGAACACAACGGTGACGACGGACTTGTCGCGGCGGGCAGCGACGAGTTCGATGTGATTGTTCTCGACATCATGTTGCCGGGGAAAAGTGGTTACGAGATAGTTCGCGAACTGCGAGCCCGCCGGATCTGGACGCCGATCCTGATGCTGTCAGCGAAGGACGGGGAGTACGACCTGGCTGATGCGTTCGACCTCGGTGCCGACGACTATCTGGTCAAACCCTTTTCTTTCGTGGTGCTTCTTGCGCGCCTGCGTGCATTGGTACGGCGGGGCGCACCGCAACGGCCGACGGTATTGACCGTCGGCGATTTGGCGCTCGATCCTGCGAGGCATCAGGTGACCCGGGGCGCGACTGAGTTGTCTTTGACTCCCCGCGAGTACAGCGTTCTCGAATTTCTGATGCGCAACAATGGGGTAGTCGTGACCAAGAGCGAGATTGTTCGATCCGTTTGGGACACCAACTACGAGGGTGACGAGAACATCGTCGAGGTTTACATCGGCTACTTGAGAAAAAAGGTAGACGTGCCGTTCGGGACACACAGCATCGAGACTGTGCGCGGCGTGGGCTACCGATGCACGTCAGATTCGAATTCTCAGTCCTGA
- a CDS encoding sensor histidine kinase: MNFASSILHPSQWSVRIRSTVASTLVIAFCLVIAGVALVFVLANSLQLSAIDSSDARATQLAQQLSGESATDLDPSLLSTDSQIGIVQIVGADHQVLAQSPGTENGVLSQRVLEPDQSESFGRVKLSDNSDYWLIGRGVATPTGLVTIFVGADREPVETVVTTVAILLAVVGPLVLALAAFATYRLVGSALAPVERIRTRVASISSGSHGERVPVPSGNDEIARLAKTMNDMLARLDEGAQAQQRFISDASHELRSPLSTITTALELAHRRPELLDDALIEDALLPEARRMRQLIEDLLTLARVDESDVKQTKLAVDVDIDDILFNEKKRISGISDVTVTAAIVPVRVNGDPRSLTRLVRNLVDNAVRHAETQVWLSCSETGGTAHIVVEDDGPGIPASERERIFGRFVRLDSPRSREGGGSGLGLAIASDIAVAHAGTITVTERPGGGSSFDIAIPTNQD, encoded by the coding sequence ATGAACTTCGCGTCGTCGATTCTCCATCCATCCCAGTGGAGTGTCCGTATCCGCTCGACTGTGGCGTCGACGCTGGTCATCGCATTCTGTCTCGTGATCGCGGGAGTGGCTCTCGTATTCGTTCTCGCGAACTCGCTCCAACTGTCGGCGATAGACAGTTCCGATGCGCGGGCCACGCAACTCGCTCAACAACTCAGTGGAGAAAGTGCCACCGATCTCGACCCGTCACTCCTCTCGACGGACAGCCAGATCGGAATCGTTCAGATCGTGGGAGCTGATCACCAAGTTCTGGCCCAATCACCCGGGACCGAGAACGGAGTGCTCTCGCAGCGAGTTCTCGAACCTGATCAATCCGAATCCTTCGGCCGCGTCAAACTGTCCGACAACAGCGACTACTGGTTGATCGGCCGCGGTGTCGCGACCCCGACCGGGCTGGTCACGATCTTCGTCGGAGCTGATCGTGAACCTGTCGAGACCGTAGTGACCACTGTGGCAATACTTTTGGCGGTAGTCGGGCCCCTCGTTCTCGCGCTGGCGGCCTTCGCGACGTACCGGCTTGTAGGTTCCGCGCTCGCGCCGGTGGAACGTATCCGGACGAGAGTCGCGTCGATTTCGAGTGGTAGTCACGGCGAACGAGTGCCGGTACCGTCGGGAAATGACGAAATAGCGCGACTGGCAAAAACTATGAATGACATGTTGGCCCGCCTCGACGAAGGCGCACAGGCTCAGCAGCGCTTTATCAGCGACGCCAGCCATGAGCTGCGAAGTCCTTTGTCCACCATCACCACTGCACTCGAACTGGCACACCGCCGCCCCGAACTACTCGACGACGCGTTGATCGAGGATGCACTACTCCCCGAAGCCAGGAGGATGCGGCAACTGATCGAGGATCTCCTGACCTTGGCACGCGTCGACGAAAGCGATGTGAAACAAACGAAACTCGCTGTGGACGTGGATATCGACGACATCCTGTTCAACGAAAAGAAGCGGATCTCCGGAATCTCGGATGTCACCGTGACTGCGGCAATAGTGCCGGTTCGTGTCAACGGGGACCCGCGTTCACTGACGCGTTTGGTGCGCAATCTCGTCGACAACGCCGTTCGTCATGCGGAAACCCAAGTGTGGCTGAGCTGTTCCGAGACTGGGGGCACAGCCCACATCGTGGTCGAAGACGACGGACCCGGCATCCCGGCATCCGAGAGGGAAAGAATCTTCGGACGCTTCGTCAGGCTCGACTCCCCTCGATCGAGAGAGGGCGGCGGCTCCGGACTCGGGTTGGCTATCGCGTCGGACATCGCTGTCGCACACGCGGGAACCATCACAGTGACCGAAAGACCAGGCGGTGGAAGCAGTTTCGACATCGCTATCCCGACAAATCAGGACTGA
- a CDS encoding pyridoxal phosphate-dependent aminotransferase: MRSESRRSNIQTFHVMDVWKAATERQRTHGDVLTLAAGQPSTPAPAPVLRATQEILGTELLGYTETFGILALREAIAGYHSERSGITVDADDVVVTTGSSGAFTLLFLAAFDEGDTVVVARPGYPAYRNTLAALGCNVVELDCGPATRYQPTVEMLEALPSPPAGLIVASPANPTGTVIAPDELAALAQWCDEHGTLLISDEIYHGIGYGDQPTSSAWETSRESVVIGSVSKYFSMTGWRLGWMLVPTYLRRPLQRLASNMTVCPPAISQYAAIEAFSADSKVELDSHVERYARNRELLLTGLPRLGITDLAPADGAFYVYADIGHLCGDEGATAWCSRLLTDTGVALAPGIDFDTVHGNRMVRLSFAGATADIEEALRRLESWLG; the protein is encoded by the coding sequence GTGCGCTCAGAATCTCGTCGATCGAACATCCAGACCTTCCACGTCATGGATGTGTGGAAAGCCGCCACCGAACGCCAGCGGACGCATGGCGACGTCCTCACGTTGGCGGCCGGTCAGCCGTCGACACCGGCGCCGGCACCGGTATTGCGTGCAACGCAGGAGATCCTGGGTACGGAACTTCTCGGGTACACCGAGACATTCGGTATCTTGGCGCTCCGCGAAGCCATCGCGGGCTACCACTCCGAGCGTTCAGGAATCACCGTCGACGCCGACGACGTGGTCGTGACGACAGGTTCGTCGGGCGCGTTCACCTTGCTCTTCCTGGCTGCATTCGACGAAGGCGATACCGTCGTCGTCGCCCGTCCGGGATACCCGGCCTATCGCAATACCCTTGCGGCGCTGGGTTGCAACGTCGTCGAACTGGATTGTGGACCGGCGACGCGCTATCAGCCGACGGTCGAGATGCTCGAAGCGCTGCCGTCGCCGCCAGCCGGCTTGATCGTCGCAAGTCCCGCCAACCCGACCGGAACGGTCATCGCACCCGACGAGTTGGCAGCACTCGCACAATGGTGCGACGAGCACGGAACTCTCCTGATTTCCGACGAGATTTACCACGGCATCGGGTACGGCGATCAGCCGACGTCGAGTGCCTGGGAAACCTCACGCGAATCGGTTGTCATCGGCTCGGTGTCCAAGTACTTCTCGATGACGGGCTGGCGACTCGGCTGGATGCTGGTGCCTACCTACTTGCGTCGACCGCTGCAGCGACTCGCGTCGAACATGACGGTGTGCCCGCCCGCGATTTCGCAGTACGCCGCGATCGAAGCTTTCTCGGCCGACTCGAAGGTCGAATTGGATAGTCATGTCGAGCGCTATGCGCGCAACCGTGAGCTTCTGCTGACCGGGTTGCCGAGGCTCGGCATTACCGATCTGGCCCCCGCCGACGGCGCGTTCTACGTGTACGCCGATATCGGACATCTCTGCGGCGACGAGGGCGCGACTGCCTGGTGTTCAAGGTTGCTGACCGATACCGGAGTCGCGTTGGCGCCGGGAATCGACTTCGACACCGTGCACGGAAACCGGATGGTCCGGCTCTCGTTTGCGGGTGCCACAGCGGACATCGAAGAGGCGCTTCGACGCCTCGAATCGTGGCTCGGGTAA
- a CDS encoding TetR/AcrR family transcriptional regulator yields MSGAATPKGEKRRQALVASAAELLLEGGFDAVRHRAVATRAGLPLASTTYYFDSLDDLIACAVELNGKAEMEAAHARVDEVTMRRRGSESTVDLLVELLLGVDESQPDSRERLISRYERSVACARHPALRDVQLRLRAQLDEVLTEALRRSGRSTADGQLRRLVAMVDGAMITALGEYDPDPRGLARGMLLESIDVMAPPVQG; encoded by the coding sequence GTGTCGGGAGCAGCAACACCCAAGGGAGAAAAACGCCGCCAAGCGCTGGTGGCGTCCGCTGCTGAGCTTTTGCTGGAAGGCGGGTTCGACGCGGTCCGTCACCGCGCCGTCGCAACGCGGGCAGGACTACCGCTGGCATCGACCACCTACTACTTCGATTCGCTCGACGACCTCATTGCCTGCGCCGTCGAATTGAACGGCAAGGCGGAGATGGAAGCTGCGCATGCCCGTGTCGACGAAGTGACCATGCGTCGGCGGGGCTCCGAATCCACCGTCGATCTGCTGGTGGAACTGCTGCTCGGTGTGGACGAAAGTCAACCGGACAGCCGCGAACGGTTGATCTCGCGGTACGAAAGATCCGTTGCCTGCGCTCGGCACCCAGCTTTACGGGACGTGCAGTTGAGGTTGCGCGCGCAATTGGACGAAGTGCTGACCGAGGCGTTGAGGCGCTCGGGCCGCTCAACTGCCGACGGTCAACTGCGACGGCTGGTAGCGATGGTCGACGGCGCAATGATCACGGCATTGGGGGAGTACGACCCCGACCCGCGTGGTTTGGCCCGCGGGATGCTTCTCGAATCGATCGATGTGATGGCCCCACCTGTGCAGGGGTAA
- the purB gene encoding adenylosuccinate lyase produces MSRIPNVLANRYASPELAALWSPEYKIVLERQLWVAVLRAQAELGIDIPADAVADYERVIDNVDLQSIADRERVTRHDVKARIEEFNALAGHEQVHKGMTSRDLTENVEQLQIVRSLEHVYNHGIAVAARLGERAAEYSSIVMAGRSHNVAAQATTLGKRFASAADELLVALTRLRQLIDRYPLRGIKGPMGTAQDMLDLLDGDAAKLDQLETKVAEHLGFTNVLTSVGQIYPRSLDHDVISALVQVGAAPSSFAHTMRLMAGHELVTEGFQPGQVGSSAMPHKMNTRSCERVNGLQVILRGYGSMAAEMAGAQWNEGDVFCSVIRRVALPDAFFAIDGMFETFLTVLAEMGAYPAVIEKELTRYLPFLATTRVLMAAVRAGVGRETAHEAIKENAVAVALAMREEGKEPDLLDRLAADDRLPLDRAALDAALEDKAAFIGAASAQVESVVAEVQKLVDANPEAAAYAPSPIL; encoded by the coding sequence GTGAGCCGCATCCCGAATGTCCTTGCCAACCGTTACGCCAGCCCGGAGCTTGCCGCTCTGTGGTCGCCGGAGTACAAGATCGTGCTCGAGCGCCAGCTGTGGGTGGCGGTGTTGCGAGCTCAAGCCGAGCTGGGCATCGACATTCCGGCCGACGCCGTTGCCGATTACGAGCGGGTCATCGACAACGTCGACCTGCAGTCCATCGCCGATCGTGAGCGTGTAACCCGCCACGACGTGAAGGCTCGCATCGAGGAGTTCAACGCTCTCGCCGGCCACGAGCAGGTTCACAAGGGCATGACCAGCCGTGACCTCACCGAGAACGTCGAGCAGTTGCAGATCGTCCGCTCCCTCGAGCACGTCTACAACCACGGCATTGCCGTCGCCGCCCGTCTGGGTGAGCGCGCTGCCGAGTACTCGTCCATCGTGATGGCCGGTCGCTCGCACAACGTCGCAGCTCAGGCCACAACTTTGGGTAAGCGCTTCGCGTCGGCTGCCGACGAACTGCTGGTTGCACTGACCCGTCTGCGTCAGCTGATCGACCGCTACCCGCTCCGCGGAATCAAGGGCCCGATGGGCACCGCGCAGGACATGCTCGATCTTCTGGACGGTGACGCAGCCAAGCTGGATCAGCTCGAGACGAAGGTCGCCGAGCACCTCGGATTCACCAATGTTCTGACCAGCGTCGGCCAGATCTACCCGCGTTCCCTCGACCACGACGTCATCTCCGCCCTCGTCCAGGTCGGTGCCGCGCCGTCGTCCTTCGCACACACCATGCGCCTCATGGCCGGCCACGAACTCGTCACCGAGGGTTTCCAGCCCGGCCAGGTCGGCAGCTCCGCGATGCCGCACAAGATGAACACCCGCTCTTGCGAGCGCGTCAACGGACTGCAGGTCATCCTGCGCGGCTACGGTTCCATGGCAGCCGAGATGGCCGGCGCTCAGTGGAACGAAGGCGACGTCTTCTGCTCGGTGATTCGCCGCGTTGCGCTGCCCGACGCTTTCTTCGCGATCGACGGCATGTTCGAGACCTTCTTGACCGTGCTCGCCGAAATGGGCGCCTACCCGGCCGTCATCGAGAAGGAACTGACGCGCTACCTGCCGTTCCTCGCCACCACTCGCGTACTCATGGCAGCTGTGCGCGCCGGCGTCGGACGCGAGACCGCGCACGAGGCCATCAAGGAAAATGCCGTCGCCGTGGCACTTGCGATGCGTGAAGAGGGCAAGGAACCTGATCTTCTGGATCGCCTCGCTGCCGACGACCGTCTGCCGCTCGATCGTGCGGCGCTCGATGCAGCCCTCGAAGACAAGGCTGCCTTCATCGGCGCCGCGTCGGCTCAGGTCGAATCCGTTGTCGCCGAGGTGCAGAAGCTTGTCGACGCCAACCCCGAAGCTGCGGCGTACGCGCCGTCGCCGATTCTGTAG
- a CDS encoding HIT family protein codes for MNCIFCAIIAGEAAASVVYDDANVLAFMDIRPFTSGHLLVVPKRHASGLSTMDPDDGARIFAVAQKIATAMRAGPLPIDGVNLHLSDGAVAGQEVFHVHLHVIPRNRGDGFGLRAQPRTPHRAILDSTAAVIREALT; via the coding sequence ATGAACTGCATCTTCTGCGCCATCATCGCCGGCGAGGCCGCCGCCAGCGTCGTCTACGACGACGCGAATGTCCTTGCCTTCATGGATATTCGGCCGTTCACGTCAGGTCATCTTCTCGTCGTGCCGAAACGTCATGCCAGTGGATTGTCGACGATGGATCCCGACGACGGTGCCAGGATCTTCGCTGTTGCGCAGAAAATCGCGACGGCCATGCGCGCCGGACCACTTCCGATCGACGGCGTCAATCTTCATCTCTCCGACGGAGCTGTCGCGGGGCAGGAAGTTTTCCACGTCCACCTGCATGTCATCCCCCGGAATCGTGGCGACGGCTTCGGTCTGCGCGCTCAACCCCGCACGCCTCATCGGGCGATACTCGACAGCACGGCAGCCGTGATCCGGGAAGCGTTGACCTGA